Proteins encoded by one window of Lycium barbarum isolate Lr01 chromosome 11, ASM1917538v2, whole genome shotgun sequence:
- the LOC132617478 gene encoding protein PATRONUS 2-like isoform X2 has protein sequence MAKNLIQRPLIFQDENSDLYLKSLITGKSKSGKPEAVIKKGTAGLKRRNALNDITNKSNALPEEATRKKSSQKELKVPSEFNIAEETFQHDHKKCIEAQRSAMTRKHFLESVLPGCDSASPIDIPKSETGMSDKGIDSPHCYPMLEELPMSEFSWLKSSWKSPPKKRDSPPSSPFELEFEPVEFTLKEVKDC, from the exons ATGGCGAAGAATCTCATCCAGAGGCCTTTAATCTTTCAAGATGAAAACTCAGACTTATACCTCAAAA GTTTGATAACTGGAAAATCAAAGAGTGGTAAACCAGAAGCAGTTATTAAGAAAGGTACGGCAGGGCTTAAAAGACGTAATGCCCTCAATGACATCACGAACAAGTCGAATGCCCTTCCTGAAGAAGCAACAAGGAAAAAGAGTTCACAGAAGGAGCTTAAAGTTCCAAGTGAGTTTAACATTGCAGAGGAGACATTTCAACATGATCACAAAAAATGCATAGAGGCACAAAGATCAGCGATGACGCGAAAACATTTCTTGGAATCAGTTCTGCCTGGATGTG ATTCAGCTTCTCCTATTgacataccaaaatcagaaactGGAATG AGTGACAAAGGAATTGATAGCCCACACTGCTACCCTATGCTAGAAGAATTGCCTATGTCAGAGTTCTCTTGGTTGAAATCTTCATGGAAGTCTCCTCCAAAGAAGAGGGATTCTCCACCCTCCTCTCCTTTTGAGTTGGAGTTTGAGCCGGTTGAATTTACATTGAAGGAAGTAAAAGATTGCTGA
- the LOC132619136 gene encoding trihelix transcription factor ASIL2-like, protein MSDEDDHLAPPLSNNNSPPSSPPCTDNNQLALVPTPSLTPALASSRTPVFPSREDCWLESATHTLIQAWGSKYVELNRGNLRHHHWEQVANAVNALHAHTKKQYRTDIQCKNRIDTLKKKYKIERAKVSQSNGRYVSTWPFFNSLNALIGVNFKVSPSPPQTATFPPHRRTPPPVTSSLQWRTPKTETPLQWRSPPPLPSSPPAEKPIQWREPPSFGVPVGVRSTVSRRNFSAMAAAAAGISDSGEEAAAAAAAEEEEESETSSLAASAMAINASGRSKRKRNNGYNLVAEAIGRFSEIYERVEKAKQRQMVELEKQRMQFAKDLEIQRMKLIMESQVHLEKLKCSKMQFRR, encoded by the exons ATGTCCGACGAGGACGATCACTTAGCTCCTCCCTTGTCCAACAACAACTCTCCACCGTCATCGCCGCCGTGTACGGACAACAATCAACTAGCACTAGTTCCAACTCCGTCACTTACACCGGCGCTGGCGTCATCCCGAACGCCAGTTTTTCCGTCACGAGAAGATTGCTGGTTAGAATCAGCAACACACACATTAATACAAGCGTGGGGTTCCAAATACGTTGAACTCAACCGAGGTAACCTCCGTCATCACCACTGGGAACAAGTCGCTAATGCCGTTAACGCATTACACGCCCATACTAAAAAACAATACCGTACTGATATACAGTGCAAAAACCGCATCGATACCTTGAAAAAGAAGTacaaaattgaaagagctaaagttTCTCAATCTAACGGCCGGTATGTATCCACGTGGCCTTTCTTCAACAGCCTCAACGCCCTAATCGGCGTCAACTTTAAAGTTTCTCCGTCGCCGCCGCAGACGGCAACATTTCCTCCTCATCGAAGAACGCCGCCGCCGGTGACGTCATCTCTTCAATGGAGAACACCGAAGACGGAAACTCCTCTTCAATGGAGATCGCCGCCGCCATTACCATCGTCGCCGCCGGCGGAAAAACCTATTCAATGGAGAGAGCCGCCGTCATTTGGCGTACCGGTAGGTGTCCGGTCGACAGTATCACGGAGGAATTTCTCGGCGATGGCGGCGGCAGCGGCGGGGATTAGTGATTCCGGCGAAGaggcggcggcggcggcggcggcggaggaggaggaggaatcGGAGACGTCGAGTTTGGCAGCGTCGGCTATGGCAATTAATGCTAGTGGTAGAAGCAAGAGAAAGAGGAATAATGGTTATAATTTGGTGGCTGAGGCAATAGGGAGGTTTTCGGAGATATATGAAAGAGTTGAGAAGGCGAAACAGAGACAAATGGTGGAGTTGGAGAAGCAAAGAATGCAATTTGCTAAAGATTTGGAGATACAGAGAATGAAACTGATTATGGAGTCACAAGTGCACCTTGAAAAGCTTAAATGCTCTAAAATGCAGTTCAGGAGATG A
- the LOC132617478 gene encoding protein PATRONUS 2-like isoform X1, with protein sequence MAKNLIQRPLIFQDENSDLYLKKGLITGKSKSGKPEAVIKKGTAGLKRRNALNDITNKSNALPEEATRKKSSQKELKVPSEFNIAEETFQHDHKKCIEAQRSAMTRKHFLESVLPGCDSASPIDIPKSETGMSDKGIDSPHCYPMLEELPMSEFSWLKSSWKSPPKKRDSPPSSPFELEFEPVEFTLKEVKDC encoded by the exons ATGGCGAAGAATCTCATCCAGAGGCCTTTAATCTTTCAAGATGAAAACTCAGACTTATACCTCAAAA AAGGTTTGATAACTGGAAAATCAAAGAGTGGTAAACCAGAAGCAGTTATTAAGAAAGGTACGGCAGGGCTTAAAAGACGTAATGCCCTCAATGACATCACGAACAAGTCGAATGCCCTTCCTGAAGAAGCAACAAGGAAAAAGAGTTCACAGAAGGAGCTTAAAGTTCCAAGTGAGTTTAACATTGCAGAGGAGACATTTCAACATGATCACAAAAAATGCATAGAGGCACAAAGATCAGCGATGACGCGAAAACATTTCTTGGAATCAGTTCTGCCTGGATGTG ATTCAGCTTCTCCTATTgacataccaaaatcagaaactGGAATG AGTGACAAAGGAATTGATAGCCCACACTGCTACCCTATGCTAGAAGAATTGCCTATGTCAGAGTTCTCTTGGTTGAAATCTTCATGGAAGTCTCCTCCAAAGAAGAGGGATTCTCCACCCTCCTCTCCTTTTGAGTTGGAGTTTGAGCCGGTTGAATTTACATTGAAGGAAGTAAAAGATTGCTGA
- the LOC132619436 gene encoding cytochrome P450 CYP72A219-like, translated as MKWVENREISGLNSNRDENTRCFLPICLSLGGHSYVIPVVGERWQPGRYLVELVEMHASWPEHHDYLKKGDHDLVREVKAIPLLPTFGRRNNEEMKLGELYLPAGVVLIIPAILVHYDKEIWGEDAKEFKPERFSEGVSKATKGQFSFIPFGGGPRICIGQNFAMFEAKMAITMILQHFSLELSPSYAHAPFAVMTIHPQYGAPLLMRKL; from the exons atgaagtgggttgagaatcGTGAGATCTCAGGTTTAAATTCTAACAGAGACGAAAATACTAGGTGCTTTCTTCCCATTTGTCTTAGCCTTGGCGGACATAGCTACGTTATACCTGTTGTTGGTGAGAGGTGGCAGCCTGGCAGGTATCTCGTGGAATTAGTTGAGATGCATGCAAGCTGGCCCGAACACCACGATTATTTAAAAAAAG GTGACCATGATCTTGTACGAGAAGTTAAGGCTATTCCCCTGTTACCAACATTTGGTAGAAGGAATAACGAAGAAATGAAATTGGGGGAGCTATATCTACCAGCTGGAGTGGTACTCATTATACCCGCAATCTTAGTACATTATGATAAGGAAATATGGGGTGAAGACGCAAAGGAATTCAAACCAGAAAGATTCAGTGAAGGAGTGTCAAAGGCAACAAAAGGACAATTCTCATTTATCCCATTTGGCGGGGGACCTCGAATTTGCATTGGACAAAACTTTGCAATGTTCGAAGCAAAAATGGCAATAACTATGATACTTCAACACTTCTCTTTAGAACTATCTCCATCTTATGCACATGCTCCATTTGCAGTCATGACTATTCATCCTCAATATGGTGCTCCTCTGCTTATGCGCAAACTTTAA